A part of Lacinutrix sp. 5H-3-7-4 genomic DNA contains:
- the dapA gene encoding 4-hydroxy-tetrahydrodipicolinate synthase, whose amino-acid sequence MNNPFKGTGIAIVTPFNTDKTVDHEALKNIVEYNIENGTNYIVISGTTGESVTVTKEEKAEIIKTIVKVNNDRLPLVLGVGGNNTAAVIEEINTTNLSSFKGILSVSPYYSKPTQEGIYQHFKAISQASPVPIILYNVPGRTASNMLPETTLKLAKDFENIVAVKEAGNNMSQYLQLIKNKPEGFGIISGDDDLVSMVALAGGDGVISVIGQALPKAFSSMINLAMEGNAKEAFKIHFELMEITSLIFSENNPSGIKAVLQELNLCNDTVRLPLVKATESLKEKIKKYLAQFNKR is encoded by the coding sequence ATGAATAACCCTTTTAAAGGAACAGGAATTGCAATTGTAACACCTTTTAATACAGATAAAACTGTAGATCACGAGGCATTAAAAAACATAGTAGAATATAATATAGAAAATGGAACAAACTATATTGTAATAAGCGGTACAACCGGAGAAAGTGTAACCGTAACAAAAGAAGAAAAAGCCGAAATAATAAAAACTATTGTTAAAGTAAATAATGATAGGTTACCATTAGTATTAGGTGTAGGCGGAAACAATACTGCAGCAGTAATAGAAGAAATTAATACAACAAATTTGTCTTCCTTTAAAGGCATTTTATCTGTTTCACCATATTATAGTAAACCAACACAAGAAGGCATTTATCAGCATTTTAAAGCTATATCTCAAGCTAGTCCAGTGCCTATTATTTTATATAATGTTCCAGGAAGAACAGCATCAAATATGCTGCCAGAAACAACATTAAAACTAGCTAAAGATTTTGAAAATATAGTAGCTGTAAAAGAAGCAGGAAACAATATGTCTCAATATTTACAGTTAATAAAAAATAAACCAGAAGGTTTTGGTATAATATCTGGAGATGACGATCTAGTATCTATGGTAGCGCTAGCAGGAGGTGATGGCGTAATAAGTGTTATTGGTCAAGCACTACCAAAAGCATTTTCAAGCATGATAAATTTAGCAATGGAAGGTAATGCAAAAGAAGCATTTAAAATTCATTTTGAGTTAATGGAAATAACAAGTTTAATTTTTTCAGAAAACAATCCATCAGGAATAAAAGCCGTTTTACAAGAGTTAAACCTGTGTAATGATACAGTAAGATTGCCACTAGTAAAAGCAACAGAAAGTTTAAAAGAAAAGATAAAAAAATATCTAGCACAATTTAATAAGCGTTAA
- a CDS encoding DUF4835 family protein has protein sequence MRKLIILVTICISTLSFAQELNCNVVVNAQLTGNENLQIYKTLENQLKEFVNKTQWTKKQFKLQERIDCNIVINITERNNDNYNATIQVQSSRPVYGSTYTTPIYNINDKDFNFTYVEFQNLIYNETQYESNLVSVLAFHIYMVLGLDAESFALEGGETYFKQAQRIVNYSQRDNNTGWKLEDGLQSRFALIDNILSPTFIEFRQVMYNYHIRGLDIMAKSKKDGKNEIALALAYFAKMNSRRPNSYLTRVFFDAKAQEIENIFSSGPSIDVSGLVDVLNRVAPTHASKWRNIKF, from the coding sequence ATGCGTAAATTAATTATACTTGTAACCATTTGTATTAGTACTTTAAGTTTTGCACAAGAACTTAACTGTAATGTTGTTGTTAATGCACAATTAACAGGTAACGAGAATTTGCAGATTTATAAAACTTTAGAAAATCAACTAAAAGAGTTTGTAAATAAAACACAATGGACAAAAAAGCAATTTAAATTACAAGAGCGCATAGACTGTAATATTGTAATTAATATAACAGAGCGTAATAATGATAATTATAATGCTACAATACAAGTACAATCATCTAGGCCAGTATATGGCTCTACTTATACAACTCCAATTTATAATATAAACGATAAAGATTTTAATTTTACCTATGTAGAATTTCAAAACCTTATATATAATGAAACACAGTACGAATCTAATTTAGTATCTGTATTAGCATTCCATATATATATGGTTCTAGGTTTAGATGCCGAAAGCTTTGCGTTAGAAGGTGGCGAAACTTACTTTAAACAAGCACAGCGAATAGTAAATTATTCTCAACGTGATAATAATACAGGTTGGAAATTAGAAGATGGATTACAAAGTAGATTTGCATTAATAGATAATATATTATCTCCAACATTTATAGAGTTTAGACAAGTAATGTATAATTATCACATTAGAGGATTAGACATTATGGCTAAAAGTAAAAAAGATGGAAAAAACGAAATAGCGTTAGCACTAGCTTATTTTGCAAAAATGAATAGTCGTAGACCAAACTCTTATTTAACACGTGTTTTTTTTGATGCAAAAGCACAGGAAATCGAAAATATTTTTTCATCAGGACCAAGTATAGACGTATCAGGTCTAGTAGATGTTTTAAATCGTGTTGCTCCAACACATGCAAGTAAATGGAGAAATATTAAGTTTTAA
- a CDS encoding bifunctional UDP-sugar hydrolase/5'-nucleotidase, protein MKRRQFIEQSAAATALVTLGGFGLQSCTASTKTKKITILHTNDVHSHIDAFGPDDGRNANQGGVARRATLVESIRNENPNTLLLDAGDIFQGTPYFNYYGGELEFKLMSKLKYDAATIGNHDFDNGIDGLYAQLPHAEFKFLSANYDFKNTIMDTHVKPYHVFVKDGIKVGVFGLGIKLDGLVNKNMYKETNYLDPIEIAQDMSRILKDEEQCDLIICLSHLGYHYKKSPDKISDLNLAKATKNIDLIIGGHTHTFLPKPTVAQNADGKNVLVNQVGCYGINLGRIDFYFDAEKNKTANGTSIIV, encoded by the coding sequence ATGAAAAGAAGACAATTTATAGAACAATCTGCAGCTGCAACTGCTTTAGTAACATTAGGCGGTTTTGGATTACAATCTTGCACTGCAAGTACTAAAACAAAAAAAATTACAATTCTACACACTAATGATGTTCACAGTCATATTGATGCTTTTGGACCAGATGATGGACGTAATGCAAACCAAGGTGGCGTTGCCAGACGTGCTACTTTAGTAGAGTCTATTCGTAATGAAAACCCAAACACACTTTTATTAGATGCTGGTGACATTTTTCAAGGTACACCTTATTTTAATTACTACGGTGGTGAGTTAGAGTTTAAACTTATGTCTAAATTAAAATACGATGCTGCTACTATTGGAAATCATGATTTTGATAATGGTATAGATGGCTTATATGCACAATTACCGCATGCAGAATTTAAATTTTTATCTGCCAATTATGATTTTAAAAATACCATTATGGATACTCACGTTAAGCCATATCACGTATTTGTAAAAGATGGAATTAAAGTAGGCGTATTTGGTTTAGGTATAAAATTGGATGGCCTTGTGAATAAAAACATGTACAAAGAAACTAATTATCTTGACCCTATAGAAATTGCACAGGACATGTCTAGAATTTTAAAAGATGAAGAGCAATGCGACCTCATCATTTGCCTATCACACTTAGGATATCACTATAAAAAAAGTCCAGATAAAATTTCAGATTTAAACCTTGCCAAAGCAACCAAAAATATAGATTTAATTATTGGTGGGCATACTCACACTTTTTTACCAAAACCAACTGTAGCACAAAATGCTGATGGTAAAAATGTTTTAGTAAACCAAGTGGGATGCTATGGTATTAATTTAGGTCGTATAGATTTTTATTTTGATGCCGAAAAAAATAAAACAGCAAACGGAACTTCAATAATTGTGTAA
- the recN gene encoding DNA repair protein RecN, producing the protein MLTSLSIKNYALIDALQVDFNNGFTIITGETGAGKSILLGGLSLILGKRADLNSLRNKEKKCIIEAHFDISGYNLKSLFQANNLDFETHTIIRREILPSGKSRAFVNDSPVNLTSLQLLGKQLIDMHSQHETLQLVDDAFQFQVIDALSNNKEELQNYSAKLSDYKKLKKELESLQKFQSEAIKEHDYNTFLLNELEAAKLKADELEALEEEYETLNNIETIQEKLTVSNQLFSDEQLGVIITLTELKVVLKQLSNISIKYQDLYNRVNSSFIELDDVFSELEAFQSDIEANPNRLEEVNNKLVILNNLFQKHAVDNISALIEIKHTLQEKVEATENVEQDIERKEVEINKVKTSLNTFAEKIHIKRIKAIPKLTKELEHILAQLGMPNAKFEINFKTSKTFFANGKDELSFLFSANKGGQFQSLKKAASGGELSRIMLAIKSILTRYIKLPTIMFDEIDTGVSGEVSNKMADIMSQMSTTMQVFSITHLPQIAAKGNSHFKVYKQDVNEVTTTNLVKLNHDDRIIEIAQMLGGVEVSNSALAHAKELLN; encoded by the coding sequence ATGTTAACTTCACTATCAATAAAAAATTATGCACTAATAGATGCATTACAAGTAGATTTTAATAATGGATTTACAATTATTACAGGAGAAACAGGAGCAGGGAAATCTATTTTGCTAGGTGGTTTATCCTTAATATTAGGTAAACGTGCAGATTTAAATAGCTTAAGAAATAAAGAAAAGAAATGTATAATAGAAGCACATTTTGATATTTCTGGCTATAACCTAAAAAGTTTATTTCAAGCAAACAATTTAGACTTCGAAACACACACAATAATTAGAAGAGAAATACTACCATCTGGAAAATCTAGAGCGTTTGTAAACGATTCACCTGTAAACCTTACTAGCTTACAATTATTAGGCAAACAATTAATAGATATGCACTCTCAACACGAAACACTACAGCTGGTAGATGATGCTTTTCAGTTTCAGGTAATAGATGCGCTATCAAATAATAAAGAAGAATTACAAAATTATTCAGCAAAACTTTCAGATTATAAGAAATTAAAAAAAGAATTAGAAAGTTTACAAAAATTTCAATCTGAAGCAATAAAAGAGCATGATTATAATACCTTTTTACTAAATGAATTAGAGGCTGCAAAATTAAAAGCAGACGAACTTGAGGCTTTAGAAGAAGAATATGAAACATTAAATAATATTGAAACTATACAAGAAAAGTTAACAGTTTCAAATCAATTATTTAGTGATGAGCAATTAGGAGTCATAATAACTTTAACAGAGTTAAAAGTAGTTTTAAAACAATTATCTAATATATCTATAAAATACCAAGATTTATACAATAGAGTAAATAGCAGTTTTATAGAACTAGACGATGTTTTTTCAGAGTTAGAAGCCTTTCAAAGCGATATAGAAGCAAATCCAAATAGGTTAGAAGAAGTAAATAATAAACTAGTTATACTAAATAATTTATTTCAAAAACATGCTGTAGATAATATTTCTGCTTTAATAGAGATAAAGCACACATTACAAGAAAAAGTAGAAGCTACAGAAAATGTAGAACAAGATATAGAGCGAAAAGAAGTAGAAATAAATAAAGTAAAAACAAGTTTAAATACATTTGCAGAAAAAATTCATATAAAACGAATAAAAGCAATACCTAAACTAACAAAAGAATTAGAACATATTCTAGCTCAATTAGGGATGCCTAATGCAAAGTTTGAAATTAATTTTAAAACATCTAAAACGTTTTTTGCTAATGGTAAAGACGAGTTGTCTTTCTTGTTTTCAGCAAATAAAGGAGGTCAATTTCAGTCGTTAAAAAAAGCAGCGTCTGGTGGAGAGTTATCCAGAATTATGTTAGCTATAAAATCCATACTTACAAGATATATAAAATTACCAACCATAATGTTTGATGAGATAGATACAGGAGTATCTGGAGAAGTATCTAATAAAATGGCAGATATTATGTCTCAAATGAGTACAACAATGCAAGTATTTAGTATAACGCATTTACCTCAAATAGCAGCTAAAGGTAACTCACATTTTAAAGTATATAAACAAGATGTTAATGAGGTAACAACTACAAACCTTGTAAAGCTAAATCATGACGATCGTATTATAGAAATAGCTCAAATGTTAGGCGGCGTAGAAGTATCAAATTCTGCATTAGCACATGCAAAAGAATTACTGAATTAA
- a CDS encoding outer membrane protein assembly factor BamD, translating into MKNLVIILITLLTITSCSEYQKALKSEDVGVKYRMGVKKYEEGKYSKANRIFEMIIPQYRGKPQAEKLMFLNADALYQMEDYYVSGYHFERFISSYPKSEKLAEASFKSAKSYYELSPVYSKDQTETITALQKLQEFINLYPESEAEVAQANEMVKELDYKLEKKAFEIAKQYNKISDYKASIASFDDFISDFPGTSLREEALYIRFDSAYKLATKSIEQLKEERLLAAKKYFDAFKKRYASSEFLALATVKAENIDKQLEQYSTKS; encoded by the coding sequence ATGAAGAACTTAGTTATCATCCTAATTACCTTGCTAACAATTACTAGTTGTAGCGAATACCAAAAAGCCTTAAAATCTGAAGATGTAGGTGTAAAGTATAGAATGGGAGTTAAAAAATATGAAGAAGGTAAGTACTCTAAAGCAAACCGTATATTCGAGATGATTATACCGCAATATAGAGGGAAACCACAAGCAGAGAAATTAATGTTTCTAAACGCCGATGCTTTGTACCAAATGGAAGACTATTATGTTTCGGGCTATCATTTTGAGCGTTTTATATCCTCATATCCAAAAAGTGAAAAGTTAGCTGAAGCAAGTTTTAAAAGTGCTAAAAGTTATTATGAATTGTCACCGGTTTACTCAAAAGATCAAACCGAGACAATAACAGCATTGCAAAAACTTCAAGAGTTTATTAACCTGTATCCAGAATCTGAAGCAGAAGTAGCTCAAGCCAACGAAATGGTAAAAGAGTTAGATTATAAATTAGAGAAAAAAGCTTTTGAAATAGCAAAGCAATACAATAAAATATCAGACTATAAAGCATCTATTGCATCATTTGATGATTTTATAAGTGATTTTCCAGGAACATCATTAAGAGAAGAAGCTTTATATATTAGATTTGATTCTGCTTACAAGTTAGCAACAAAAAGTATAGAACAATTAAAAGAAGAACGTTTATTAGCAGCAAAAAAATACTTTGATGCATTTAAAAAACGTTATGCTAGTTCAGAGTTTTTAGCTCTGGCAACTGTGAAAGCAGAAAATATAGACAAACAATTAGAACAATACAGTACAAAAAGTTAA
- a CDS encoding T9SS type A sorting domain-containing protein — MKKITLFTLLMFSVSLAFAQVGFSEDFDSGTPAGWTDSYANTGSETCSGSSERDNLYSGSASGNLTSPNYVGQSNGTDLTVSFDYKVVNWSAATVATAADFGTAELQYSLDDGTTWTTVLTIDDTNHVVANTCATMMAVIPAASLPSGSDVKIQIANTWNAGDYYFYVDNFDASQVVANPPNCDALLTETTNVSVNGDISWSVGTGVPTGYFITAGSTMGGTDLADNVDNMNSTSYSLGALMAGTTYYVTITPYNDNGSATGCTEQSFTTFVPPANDECENAIALTVNEDTSCGTVTSATTQYATASPQPDDATGTPNTDVWFTFVATATNNNIEISNVVNQGGGTSTSTDMGMSVFDDAAGCNMTATNEVGESDPNTLQLSGLIVGNTYYVRVYGWSTTVQYNNFDICVGTPPAPPENDDCDGAIAITPSADDTCANAVSGSTQSAAASSSPACTGGKDVWYSFVAAEDGEYIASVTETFESGFASTYFSAYEGACDALVQVGSSTSCFNTGDLTIATVAGQTYFISVRSSSTTNYVEFDLCVYPKPAPIAGQLCETAIDASTLPFSTTDDTANYFDDYSGSPGASCSSTSGYLNGDDVVYSYTATEDAVIAVDLTNIGSTYAGVFVYADCADIGTTCLDGATNLSSTADLSFDFDAVSGETYYIVISTWASPQATTYTLDITNASLSVDEFENNTLFSYYPNPVKNTLTLNAQKEISSVNVVNMLGQTVLKTTPNAVSNELDMSSLKSGAYFVQVTVGNAVETVKIIKN; from the coding sequence ATGAAAAAAATTACTTTATTTACTTTACTTATGTTTTCAGTAAGTCTAGCTTTCGCACAAGTTGGATTTAGTGAAGATTTTGACTCTGGAACTCCTGCAGGTTGGACAGATTCATATGCCAATACTGGATCAGAAACATGTTCAGGTTCTTCAGAAAGAGATAACTTATATAGTGGCTCAGCTTCAGGAAATCTAACAAGCCCTAATTATGTCGGGCAATCAAACGGAACAGATTTAACTGTTTCCTTTGATTATAAAGTAGTAAATTGGTCTGCAGCAACGGTTGCAACTGCAGCAGATTTTGGAACTGCAGAATTACAATATTCATTAGACGACGGAACAACTTGGACAACAGTTTTAACAATTGATGATACTAATCACGTAGTTGCTAATACATGTGCTACTATGATGGCAGTTATTCCTGCGGCATCATTACCTTCTGGCTCTGATGTTAAAATACAAATAGCGAATACCTGGAACGCAGGAGACTATTATTTTTATGTAGATAACTTTGATGCTTCTCAAGTTGTTGCTAATCCTCCAAACTGTGATGCACTATTAACAGAAACTACAAATGTGTCTGTAAATGGAGATATCTCTTGGAGTGTAGGAACTGGAGTGCCTACAGGTTATTTTATAACTGCAGGTTCTACAATGGGAGGAACAGATTTAGCAGATAATGTTGATAACATGAATTCAACGTCGTATAGTTTAGGAGCTTTAATGGCAGGTACTACTTATTATGTTACCATTACACCTTATAACGATAACGGTAGTGCTACAGGTTGTACAGAGCAGTCTTTTACAACTTTTGTACCTCCAGCAAACGATGAGTGTGAAAATGCCATTGCTTTAACAGTTAATGAAGATACATCTTGTGGTACAGTAACATCTGCCACTACACAATATGCGACAGCATCACCGCAACCAGATGACGCCACAGGAACACCAAATACAGACGTATGGTTTACTTTTGTAGCAACAGCAACAAATAATAATATTGAAATATCAAATGTTGTAAATCAAGGTGGAGGAACATCTACTAGTACAGATATGGGTATGAGTGTTTTTGATGACGCAGCCGGATGTAACATGACAGCTACTAATGAAGTAGGAGAAAGTGATCCTAATACTCTACAATTATCAGGACTTATAGTTGGTAATACATATTATGTAAGAGTTTACGGTTGGTCAACCACTGTACAGTATAATAACTTTGATATCTGTGTTGGTACTCCTCCAGCTCCACCAGAAAATGATGATTGTGATGGTGCAATTGCTATTACGCCTTCAGCAGATGATACGTGTGCAAACGCAGTTTCTGGTTCGACACAGAGCGCAGCAGCCAGTTCATCTCCAGCATGTACTGGCGGTAAAGATGTTTGGTATTCTTTTGTAGCTGCTGAGGATGGAGAATATATTGCAAGTGTTACTGAGACCTTTGAATCTGGTTTTGCAAGTACTTATTTTTCTGCTTACGAAGGTGCTTGTGATGCTTTAGTTCAAGTAGGATCTTCTACAAGTTGCTTTAATACTGGTGATTTAACAATTGCTACTGTAGCTGGACAAACTTATTTTATAAGTGTAAGAAGTAGTTCTACAACTAATTACGTAGAATTTGATTTATGTGTATACCCTAAACCAGCACCAATAGCAGGTCAATTATGTGAAACAGCTATAGATGCTTCTACATTACCATTTTCTACTACAGATGATACAGCAAACTATTTTGATGATTATTCAGGAAGCCCAGGAGCATCTTGTTCTAGTACTAGTGGTTATCTTAATGGAGATGATGTAGTATATTCTTATACTGCTACTGAAGATGCAGTAATAGCTGTAGATTTAACAAATATTGGTTCTACTTATGCAGGAGTATTTGTATACGCAGATTGTGCAGATATTGGTACAACTTGTTTAGATGGAGCTACTAACTTGTCATCAACTGCAGATTTATCATTTGATTTTGATGCGGTCTCTGGAGAAACATATTATATTGTTATTTCTACTTGGGCATCACCACAAGCAACTACTTATACTTTAGATATTACAAATGCATCTTTATCTGTAGATGAATTTGAGAATAACACATTATTCTCTTATTACCCTAACCCAGTTAAAAACACGCTAACTTTAAATGCTCAAAAAGAGATTTCTAGTGTAAATGTGGTTAACATGCTAGGTCAAACAGTTTTAAAAACTACACCAAATGCAGTTTCTAATGAGTTAGATATGTCTAGTTTAAAATCTGGTGCTTACTTTGTACAAGTAACTGTTGGTAATGCTGTGGAAACAGTTAAGATTATTAAAAACTAA
- the coaBC gene encoding bifunctional phosphopantothenoylcysteine decarboxylase/phosphopantothenate--cysteine ligase CoaBC produces the protein MSILSSKNILLGISAGIAAYKTASLVRAFIKAGANVKVVMTPASKDFVTPLTLSTLSKNPVHSTFYNEDDENAEWNNHVELGLWADYLIIAPATANTLSKMANGTCDNLLLATYLSAKCPVYFAPAMDLDMYKHPSTKNTFTTLQSFGNIMIPATSGELASGLVGQGRLAEPEDIVTFIENDILGKLPLKGKTILITAGPTHEALDPVRFIGNHSSGKMGFEIAKASASLGANVILITGPTNQQVNHSLIQVVPVVSAQNMYDAAHTYYKNVDVAILSAAVADYKPKEISNKKIKKSDTTFVLELEKTKDILASLGEVKQKQLLVGFALETNNELEYAKGKLKKKNLDLIVLNSLKDKGAGFKSDTNKVTIIDKEFNIKAYELKSKAEVAKDILREVINKLDA, from the coding sequence ATGTCTATATTAAGTAGCAAAAATATATTACTAGGCATAAGCGCTGGTATTGCTGCTTATAAAACAGCCTCATTGGTAAGAGCATTTATAAAAGCAGGTGCAAACGTAAAAGTTGTAATGACACCTGCTTCTAAAGACTTCGTTACACCTCTTACTTTATCTACATTATCTAAAAACCCTGTACATTCTACCTTCTATAATGAAGACGATGAAAATGCAGAATGGAATAACCATGTTGAATTAGGCCTTTGGGCAGATTATTTAATAATTGCACCAGCAACAGCTAATACATTGTCAAAAATGGCAAATGGTACCTGTGACAATTTACTATTAGCAACATACCTATCAGCAAAATGTCCAGTATATTTTGCACCAGCAATGGACTTAGATATGTATAAACATCCATCTACAAAAAATACTTTTACAACACTCCAAAGTTTTGGTAACATTATGATACCAGCAACATCGGGAGAATTAGCAAGTGGTTTAGTTGGTCAAGGTCGTTTAGCCGAGCCAGAAGATATAGTTACCTTTATAGAAAACGATATTTTAGGAAAATTACCTTTAAAAGGAAAAACAATACTAATAACAGCAGGACCAACACATGAAGCTTTAGATCCAGTAAGATTTATTGGAAATCACTCCAGTGGGAAAATGGGTTTTGAAATAGCAAAAGCATCAGCAAGTTTAGGAGCTAATGTAATATTAATTACAGGTCCAACAAATCAACAAGTAAATCACAGTTTAATTCAGGTTGTTCCAGTAGTAAGTGCACAAAACATGTACGATGCAGCACATACTTATTATAAAAATGTAGATGTAGCAATACTATCTGCTGCTGTAGCAGATTACAAACCAAAAGAAATTTCTAACAAGAAAATAAAAAAGAGTGATACAACGTTTGTATTAGAGTTAGAAAAAACAAAAGACATTTTAGCATCTTTAGGCGAAGTAAAACAAAAACAATTATTAGTAGGTTTTGCATTAGAAACTAACAATGAGTTAGAGTACGCAAAAGGAAAGCTAAAAAAGAAGAATTTAGATTTAATTGTTTTAAATTCGTTAAAAGACAAAGGTGCTGGATTTAAAAGCGATACTAATAAAGTCACTATAATAGATAAAGAATTTAATATTAAAGCTTACGAGCTAAAATCTAAAGCAGAAGTCGCCAAAGATATTTTAAGAGAAGTAATAAATAAATTAGATGCGTAA
- a CDS encoding DNA-directed RNA polymerase subunit omega — MDLKKIDAPLSTTTYNRNAVDAPTENIYEAISIISKRAEQINSEIKKELIEKLEEFATYNDSLEEIFENKEQIEVSKFYEKLPKPHALAVKEWLDSKIYHRNTEEDKK, encoded by the coding sequence ATGGATTTAAAAAAGATTGATGCGCCTTTAAGCACAACGACTTATAATAGAAATGCAGTAGATGCACCAACAGAAAACATCTACGAAGCTATTTCAATTATATCAAAAAGAGCAGAGCAAATTAATTCTGAAATTAAAAAAGAATTAATCGAGAAACTTGAAGAATTTGCAACATATAACGATTCATTAGAAGAAATTTTTGAAAACAAAGAGCAAATTGAAGTTTCTAAATTTTATGAAAAATTACCAAAGCCACACGCTTTAGCAGTAAAAGAATGGTTAGATTCTAAAATCTACCATAGAAACACAGAGGAAGACAAAAAATAA
- a CDS encoding enoyl-ACP reductase → MSYNLLKGKRGIIFGALDSNSIAWKTAERVHEEGGTFVLTNAPVAMRMGQINELAEKTGSQIIPADATSIEDLENLVSQATEILGGKLDFVLHSIGMSINVRKGNHYTNQNYAWTQKGTDVSAMSFHKTMQTLYKQDAMNEWGSIVALTYMAAQRVFPDYNDMADNKAYLESIARSFGYFFGKDKKVRVNTISQSPTPTTAGSGVKGFDGFIAYAEKMSPLGNATAMDCANYTVSLFSDLTKRVTLQNLYNDGGFSNMGVSDAVMDAFVEGQK, encoded by the coding sequence ATGTCATATAACTTACTAAAAGGAAAAAGAGGAATCATATTTGGAGCATTAGATTCTAATTCAATTGCTTGGAAAACAGCCGAACGTGTTCATGAAGAAGGAGGAACATTTGTTCTTACAAATGCGCCTGTAGCAATGAGAATGGGTCAAATAAATGAACTTGCAGAAAAAACAGGCTCACAAATAATTCCTGCAGATGCAACATCTATTGAAGACCTTGAGAATTTAGTATCTCAAGCAACTGAGATTTTAGGAGGTAAATTAGATTTTGTATTACATTCAATAGGCATGTCTATTAATGTAAGAAAAGGCAATCACTATACAAATCAAAACTATGCATGGACACAAAAAGGAACAGACGTTTCTGCAATGTCTTTTCATAAAACTATGCAAACACTTTATAAGCAAGATGCAATGAACGAGTGGGGAAGTATAGTAGCGCTAACATATATGGCAGCACAACGTGTTTTTCCAGACTATAATGATATGGCAGATAACAAAGCTTATTTAGAAAGTATAGCACGTAGCTTTGGATATTTCTTTGGAAAAGATAAAAAAGTTAGAGTTAATACCATTTCACAATCACCAACACCAACAACAGCAGGAAGTGGAGTTAAAGGATTTGATGGTTTTATAGCTTATGCAGAAAAAATGTCTCCATTAGGAAACGCAACAGCAATGGACTGTGCAAATTATACCGTTTCATTATTTAGTGATTTAACAAAACGTGTTACCTTACAAAACCTTTATAACGATGGAGGATTTAGCAACATGGGAGTTAGTGATGCAGTAATGGATGCTTTTGTAGAAGGCCAAAAGTAA
- a CDS encoding 5'-nucleotidase C-terminal domain-containing protein: MKFNAFFILLIAASFTACKQNTQHLSKIEGKQIAVTDSIAIHAEFDSIIAPYRKSLNQDMNAVLSYAPETYTKNDGEYNTAIGNLMADIVYSQGNIVFNKRTNKNIDAVILNHGGIRSIISKGNITTETAFQVMPFENSIVVVALKGQQLDSMADYLRHAKRAHPISGMELELDRDFNITKTLVKGENIIKDKIYYLATNDYLYDGGDRMRFFKPNDSVYHLNYKIRNAMIDYFKKNDTINPKIDNRFIQTK; the protein is encoded by the coding sequence ATGAAATTTAATGCCTTTTTTATTTTGTTAATTGCAGCTAGTTTTACTGCCTGTAAACAAAACACACAACATTTATCTAAAATTGAAGGTAAACAAATTGCAGTTACAGATAGTATTGCAATACATGCAGAGTTTGATTCTATAATAGCTCCTTACCGTAAAAGCCTTAACCAAGACATGAATGCTGTACTGTCTTACGCGCCGGAAACTTACACAAAAAATGATGGCGAATACAATACTGCAATAGGTAATTTAATGGCTGACATTGTTTATAGTCAAGGAAATATTGTTTTTAATAAACGTACTAATAAAAATATTGATGCCGTAATTTTAAATCATGGAGGAATTCGCTCAATTATTTCTAAAGGAAACATAACTACCGAAACTGCTTTTCAAGTTATGCCTTTTGAAAACAGTATTGTTGTTGTTGCTTTAAAGGGACAGCAATTAGATAGTATGGCAGATTATTTAAGGCACGCTAAAAGAGCACACCCAATTAGCGGTATGGAATTAGAATTAGATAGAGACTTTAATATTACAAAAACACTGGTTAAAGGTGAAAATATAATAAAAGACAAGATATACTACTTAGCAACAAACGATTATTTATATGATGGTGGTGACCGTATGAGATTTTTTAAACCTAACGATAGTGTTTACCATTTGAACTATAAAATAAGAAATGCTATGATTGATTATTTTAAAAAGAACGACACCATAAACCCAAAAATTGACAACCGTTTTATTCAAACTAAATAA